The following proteins are encoded in a genomic region of Pseudorca crassidens isolate mPseCra1 chromosome 1, mPseCra1.hap1, whole genome shotgun sequence:
- the BDKRB2 gene encoding B2 bradykinin receptor produces the protein MFNVTLQALEPALNGTPPQSSSCVHSDWWSSLNTIQPPFLWVLFILAALENAFVLSVFCLHRSSCTVAEVYLGNLAVADLLLACGLPFWAITIANNFDWLFGEVLCRVVNTVLYMNLYSSICFLMLVSIDRYLALVKTMSMGRMRGVRWARLYSLVIWGCSLFLSLPMLVFRTMREYGAEGHNVTACIIIYPSRSWEVFTNSLLNSVGFLLPLSVITFCTVHIIRVLRNNEMQKFKEIQTERKATVLVLAVLLLFVVCWLPFQLSTFLDTLQRLGILSSCWDEHVVDVFTQIASYVAYSNSCLNPLVYVIVGKSFRKKSREVYGRLCRQGCCGAEPSQTETSMGTLRTSISVERQIHKLS, from the coding sequence ATGTTCAACGTCACCTTGCAAGCCCTTGAACCTGCTCTCAACGGGACCCCTCCCCAGAGCAGCAGCTGCGTCCACTCCGACTGGTGGAGCTCGCTGAACACCATCCAGCCCCCCTTCCTCTGGGTCCTCTTCATACTGGCAGCTCTCGAGAACGCCTTCGTCCTCAGCGTCTTCTGCCTGCACAGGAGCAGCTGCACGGTGGCGGAGGTCTACCTGGGCAATCTGGCCGTGGCCGACCTGCTCTTGGCCTGCGGGCTGCCCTTCTGGGCCATCACCATCGCCAACAACTTCGACTGGCTCTTTGGGGAAGTCCTCTGCCGCGTGGTGAACACCGTGCTCTACATGAATCTCTACAGCAGCATCTGCTTCCTCATGCTGGTGAGCATTGACCGCTACCTGGCCCTGGTGAAGACCATGTCCATGGGCCGGATGCGCGGGGTGCGCTGGGCCAGACTCTACAGCCTGGTGATCTGGGGCTGCTCACTCTTCCTGAGCTTGCCCATGCTGGTCTTCCGGACCATGCGGGAGTACGGGGCCGAGGGCCACAACGTCACCGCCTGCATCATCATCTACCCGTCCCGCAGCTGGGAGGTCTTCACCAACAGCCTCCTGAACTCCGTGGGCTTCCTGCTGCCCCTGAGCGTCATCACCTTCTGCACCGTGCACATCATACGCGTGCTGCGCAACAACGAGATGCAGAAGTTCAAGGAGATCCAGACGGAGAGGAAAGCCACTGTGCTGGTCCTGGCCGTGCTGCTACTGTTCGTCGTCTGCTGGCTGCCCTTCCAGCTCAGCACCTTCCTGGACACGCTGCAGCGCCTCGGCATCCTCTCCAGCTGCTGGGACGAGCACGTGGTCGACGTCTTCACGCAGATCGCGTCCTACGTGGCCTATAGCAACAGCTGCCTCAACCCGCTGGTGTACGTGATCGTGGGCAAGAGCTTCCGCAAGAAGTCGCGGGAGGTGTACGGGCGGCTGTGCCGGCAAGGGTGCTGCGGGGCAGAGCCCAGCCAGACGGAGACCTCCATGGGCACACTGCGGACCTCCATCTCAGTGGAACGCCAGATTCACAAACTGTCGTAG
- the BDKRB1 gene encoding LOW QUALITY PROTEIN: B1 bradykinin receptor (The sequence of the model RefSeq protein was modified relative to this genomic sequence to represent the inferred CDS: substituted 1 base at 1 genomic stop codon) yields MASRTLLEFQSSNQSQLPPPNATSCDSAQEAWDLLHRVLPTFIITICFCGLLGNLFVLSVFLLARRRLNAAEIYLANLAASDLVFILGLPFWAENIWKEFNWPFGALLCRVVNGVIKANLFISIFLVVAISQDRYRVLVHPMASWRRRRQRWAQATCVLIWAMGGLLSIPTFLLRSVKAVPELNISACVLLYPSEAWPFARMVELNVLGFLLPLVAIVFFNCHILAALRGRGEVRKTRHGGPTDGKTTALILLLVAAFLLCWTPYHFFAFLEFLFEVRAVRGCFWENFTDLGLQWANFFAFMNSCLNPVIYVFLGRLFRTKVWELYKRCIPRXLTPISTSHRKEILQLFWRN; encoded by the coding sequence ATGGCCTCCCGGACCCTCCTGGAGTTCCAGTCCTCCAACCAGAGCCAGCTCCCGCCTCCAAATGCCACGTCCTGCGACAGCGCTCAGGAAGCCTGGGACCTGCTGCATAGAGTCTTACCCACATTTATCATCACCATCTGCTTCTGTGGGCTGCTGGGAAACCTCTTTGTGCTGTCCGTCTTTCTCCTGGCCCGACGGCGTCTGAACGCGGCAGAAATCTACCTGGCCAACCTGGCGGCTTCCGACCTGGTGTTCATCTTGGGCTTGCCCTTCTGGGCAGAGAACATCTGGAAGGAATTCAACTGGCCTTTTGGAGCCCTCCTCTGCCGCGTGGTCAACGGTGTCATCAAGGCCAATCTCTTCATCAGCATCTTCCTGGTAGTGGCCATCAGCCAGGACCGCTACCGCGTGCTGGTGCACCCCATGGCCAGCTGGAGGCGGCGGCGACAGCGGTGGGCTCAGGCCACCTGCGTGCTCATCTGGGCCATGGGGGGCCTCCTAAGTATCCCCACGTTCCTGCTGCGCTCCGTCAAAGCTGTCCCGGAACTGAACATCTCCGCCTGTGTGTTGCTGTACCCCAGCGAGGCCTGGCCCTTTGCAAGGATGGTGGAGTTAAACGTGCTGGGGTTCCTTCTCCCACTGGTTGCAATTGTCTTCTTCAACTGTCACATCCTGGCAGCCCTGCGAGGGCGGGGGGAGGTCAGAAAGACAAGGCACGGGGGGCCCACGGATGGCAAGACCACGGCCCTGATCCTCTTGCTTGTGGCTGCCTTCCTGCTCTGCTGGACCCCTTACCACTTCTTTGCCTTCCTGGAATTCCTGTTCGAGGTGCGGGCTGTCAGAGGCTGCTTCTGGGAGAATTTCACCGACCTGGGCCTGCAATGGGCCAACTTCTTTGCTTTCATGAACAGCTGCCTGAATCCAGTGATTTATGTCTTTTTGGGCCGGCTTTTCAGGACCAAGGTCTGGGAACTTTATAAACGATGCATCCCTAGATGACTGACTCCAATATCCACGTCCCATAGAAAAGAAATCCTTCAACTTTTCTGGCGGAATTAA